One Bemisia tabaci chromosome 7, PGI_BMITA_v3 DNA window includes the following coding sequences:
- the Tmem63 gene encoding CSC1-like protein 1 isoform X2, producing MRKKAWDYGRLSLVQNRQKREPSVFYDSTGDKLGDENFNNLAGNNDTKHSTLSVDAGVFSWCLATLLITDDNIFAKSGSDAVQYLLFQRYIIKFLAIITVVSMCLILPINFSGAFEGDERSFGHTTISNLSPKSPWIWVHVTIAILYLPLAIYILRKFSAHVPLADKGGVSRTLMIVNIPQRHCNHTNIQAYFREVYPQLSIQNIQFAYNIERIKHLERKLKKMFESKFYCDRHLRRTGERLQVRPHIISYLCTCCGACKCGKKFDAISYYTREIMNLRAELQAEHDASLKHPLGITFVTFGTAEEASKVYWNHRVFWPKFIIAKKSTVAKLLKPSKWVVTYAPPPGDICWENLSVSSKYKYLKASFTNAALFIVLFFLTTPVIILNTINILKLKIEDEIHRMSPMLSEFLPTILLLFLGALLPVVVVKSDRWLVHWTRSERNQSIMRKTFVFLLFAVLILPSLGLTSASALLEFAINKSNETYRWECLFLPDKGAFFVNYVITSAFIGNSLELIRLGELFIYVIRFSLTRSRAETESVRKFITWEFQFGVQYARMLIIFAVTVVYSLSCPLITPFGLVFMYLKYFVDRYNIYFVYGPSKISRQIHILAINCVMASVVFLQFSFLLLCILRRGLRDITIYSLIGFSITLSLVMVHCVLPWCEIQNPIYQWKKTASYESDCNENILPFYQSSLCSSSIYLLLEKDPNQYELYSYAWNVVSNPMLDPIPEEDVLGDPDTLCSPSDLDELISHIRKNPRCKNISGCQFPRMHVH from the exons ATGAGGAAGAAAGCGTGGGACTATGGAAGACTATCATTGgttcaaaatcgacaaaaaag AGAACCAAGCGTCTTTTACGACTCTACCGGAGACAAACTCggggatgaaaatttcaataatttggcTGGCAATAACGATACTAAGCACTCAACCCTTTCAGTTGATGCGGGCGTTTTTTCTTGGTGTTTGGCTACTCTCTTAATAAC GGATGATAATATTTTTGCAAAGAGCGGATCGGATGCAGTTCAGTACTTGTTGTTTCAGCGCTACATAATAAAATTCTTAGCAATAATTACAGTTGTTTCTATGTGCTTGATTTTGCCTATCAACTTTAGTGGAGCTTTTGAGGGTGATGAAAGATCATTTGGCCATACAACCATCAGCAATCTAAGTCCCAA ATCACCTTGGATCTGGGTTCATGTAACCATAGCGATCCTATACCTGCCCCTGGCGATCTACATCTTGCGTAAATTCTCAGCACATGTGCCTCTGGCTGACAAGGGCGGAGTTTCTCGAACCTTGATGATTGTGAACATTCCACAACGCCACTGCAACCATACCAACATACAAGCATACTTCAGAGAGGTCTACCCGCAGCTGTCTATCCAGAATATCCAGTTTGCGTACAACATTGAACGGATCAAACATTTAGAGCGGAAACTAAAAAAGATGTTCGAGTCAAAATTTTATTGCGACCGTCATTTGCGACGAACAGGGGAGCGCCTACAAGTGCGACCACATATAATCAGTTATCTTTGCACTTGTTGCGGTGCCTGCAAGTGTGGCAAGAAGTTCGACGCCATCAGTTACTACACCAGAGAAATTATGAATCTTAGGGCTGAG TTGCAAGCAGAGCATGATGCATCTTTGAAACACCCCTTAGGCATTACATTTGTGACATTCGGAACGGCAGAAGAGGCTAGCAAAGTCTATTGGAACCACAGAGTGTTCTGGCCAAAATTTATCATAGCAAAGAAAAGCACCGTCGCCAAGTTACTCAAACCAAGCAAGTGGGTAGTAACCTATGCTCCGCCCCCTGGAGATATCTGCTG GGAAAATTTATCAGTATCCAGCAAATATAAATACTTGAAAGCATCGTTTACAAATGCAGCTTTGTTTATTGTTCTCTTCTTCCTAACGACCCCTGTAATCATTCTGAACACGATAAATATCCTGAAACTGAAAATAGAAGATGAGATTCATagaatg AGCCCCATGTTATCAGAGTTCCTACCGACAATACTGTTATTATTTCTCGGAGCGCTACTTCCAGTTGTAGTCGTCAAATCTGACCGATGGCTAGTACATTGGACCCGATCCGAACGAAATCAATCCATCATGAGGAAGACGTtcgttttccttctttttgcaGTTTTGATTCTACCATCTTTAGGTCTCACCAG TGCATCAGCTCTCTTGGAATTTGCAATTAACAAGTCGAACGAAACATACCGTTGGGAGTGCTTGTTTTTACCAGATAAAGGTGCATTTTTCGTCAATTACGTTATCACTTCTGCATTCATCGGGAATAGTTTGGAGCTGATTCGATTGGGCGAGTTGTTCATCTATGTTATTCGATTTTCATTGACCAG atcAAGAGCAGAAACTGAGAGTGTTCGAAAGTTTATTACATGGGAATTCCAGTTTGGGGTTCAGTACGCTCGTATGTTAATTATCTTTGCGGTGACTGTGGTCTATAGTCTCTCCTGTCCACTCATAACTCCTTTTG GACTAGTTTTTATGTATTTGAAGTACTTTGTGGATCGTTATAACATCTACTTTGTTTACGGTCCATCAAAGATCAGTCGGCAAATCCATATTCTGGCCATCAACTGCGTGATGGCATCGGTCGTTTTTCTCCAATTCAGCTTCCTGTTGCTGTGCATCCTAAGGAGAGGCCTCCGAGACATCACAATTTATTCCCTCATCGGTTTTTCAATCACGCTGTCGCTAGTTATGGTTCACTGCGTTTTGCCGTGGTGTGAAATTCAAAATCCCATTTATCAATGG aAAAAAACCGCCAGCTACGAATCAGACTGCAATGAGAACATTCTGCCCTTCTATCAGTCATCTCTGTGTTCCTCATCCATCTATTTGCTGCTGGAAAAAGACCCAAACCAGTATGAGCTGTATTCCTACGCATGGAATGTTGTATCAAATCCAATGTTGGATCCGATTCCAGAGGAAGATGTGCTGGGGGACCCTGATACTTTATGCAGTCCGTCTGATTTAGATGAACTCATTTCTCACATCCGCAAAAATCCACGCTGCAAAAATATTTCTGGTTGTCAGTTTCCCAGAATGCATGTACATTAA
- the LOC109038130 gene encoding uncharacterized protein isoform X2 has protein sequence MENQRGLSLPNGVGRSSPRKMLKIECAWNTIFVFLFMNHPDKNQNDPENHNKFVRINEAYSVLSQVQSRADYDMKLSSSHQRGPSGFGGPFPDGGPFGHGAGPSFSGRPPEYYTVYRGRPYPFTGNPAEDFMIREALRRARENAENHHKYYYGVRGIKKRNNGELLILLVVLSVMAGFMQYFIVKFANIAIRENSQRQTDEYNAMLNTLDLTARKHGNRHIIRQMFPADETIKQEESSDSSNQDTENKADGELNKILGLKQ, from the exons ATGGAAAATCAAAGGGGTCTCTCTTTGCCAAATGGAGTTGGGAGGTCCTCCcctagaaaaatgttgaaaattgagTGTGCCTGGaacacaatttttgtttttttattcatg AACCACCCCGATAAGAATCAAAATGACCCCGAGAATCACAACAAGTTTGTTCGTATTAATGAAGCATATAGTGTTCTGAGTCAGGTGCAATCTCGGGCAGACTATGATATGAAACTGTCAAGCAGTCATCAAAGAGGTCCATCAGGATTTGGAGGTCCGTTTCCAGATGGTGGTCCTTTTGGACATGGTGCGGGACCATCATTCTCTGGTCGTCCCCCAGAATATTATACCGTGTACAGGGGACGTCCGTATCCTTTCACAGGAAATCCAGCCGAAGACTTTATGATTCG TGAGGCCTTGAGAAGAGCCAGAGAAAACGCAGAGAACCATCACAAATACTACTATGGTGTGCGTGGGATCAAGAAAAGAAATAATGGCGAGCTTTTGATACTTCTGGTTGTTCTCAGTGTTATGGCAGGATTTATGCAATACTTCATAGTCAA attTGCAAACATAGCCATTCGTGAGAATTCTCAGCGCCAAACTGATGAGTACAATGCAATGTTAAATACATTGGACTTGACTGCTAGGAAACATGGAAACAGGCATATAATCAGACAAATGTTTCCTGCAGatgagacgataaaacaagaAGAGTCTAGTGATTCAAGCAATCAAGATACTGAAAACAAAGCAGACGGAGAGTTGAATAAGATTTTGGGTTTGAAGCAGTGA
- the Tmem63 gene encoding CSC1-like protein 1 isoform X3 — protein sequence MSLNKMDDNIFAKSGSDAVQYLLFQRYIIKFLAIITVVSMCLILPINFSGAFEGDERSFGHTTISNLSPKSPWIWVHVTIAILYLPLAIYILRKFSAHVPLADKGGVSRTLMIVNIPQRHCNHTNIQAYFREVYPQLSIQNIQFAYNIERIKHLERKLKKMFESKFYCDRHLRRTGERLQVRPHIISYLCTCCGACKCGKKFDAISYYTREIMNLRAELQAEHDASLKHPLGITFVTFGTAEEASKVYWNHRVFWPKFIIAKKSTVAKLLKPSKWVVTYAPPPGDICWENLSVSSKYKYLKASFTNAALFIVLFFLTTPVIILNTINILKLKIEDEIHRMSPMLSEFLPTILLLFLGALLPVVVVKSDRWLVHWTRSERNQSIMRKTFVFLLFAVLILPSLGLTSASALLEFAINKSNETYRWECLFLPDKGAFFVNYVITSAFIGNSLELIRLGELFIYVIRFSLTRSRAETESVRKFITWEFQFGVQYARMLIIFAVTVVYSLSCPLITPFGLVFMYLKYFVDRYNIYFVYGPSKISRQIHILAINCVMASVVFLQFSFLLLCILRRGLRDITIYSLIGFSITLSLVMVHCVLPWCEIQNPIYQWKKTASYESDCNENILPFYQSSLCSSSIYLLLEKDPNQYELYSYAWNVVSNPMLDPIPEEDVLGDPDTLCSPSDLDELISHIRKNPRCKNISGCQFPRMHVH from the exons ATGAGTCTCAACAAAAT GGATGATAATATTTTTGCAAAGAGCGGATCGGATGCAGTTCAGTACTTGTTGTTTCAGCGCTACATAATAAAATTCTTAGCAATAATTACAGTTGTTTCTATGTGCTTGATTTTGCCTATCAACTTTAGTGGAGCTTTTGAGGGTGATGAAAGATCATTTGGCCATACAACCATCAGCAATCTAAGTCCCAA ATCACCTTGGATCTGGGTTCATGTAACCATAGCGATCCTATACCTGCCCCTGGCGATCTACATCTTGCGTAAATTCTCAGCACATGTGCCTCTGGCTGACAAGGGCGGAGTTTCTCGAACCTTGATGATTGTGAACATTCCACAACGCCACTGCAACCATACCAACATACAAGCATACTTCAGAGAGGTCTACCCGCAGCTGTCTATCCAGAATATCCAGTTTGCGTACAACATTGAACGGATCAAACATTTAGAGCGGAAACTAAAAAAGATGTTCGAGTCAAAATTTTATTGCGACCGTCATTTGCGACGAACAGGGGAGCGCCTACAAGTGCGACCACATATAATCAGTTATCTTTGCACTTGTTGCGGTGCCTGCAAGTGTGGCAAGAAGTTCGACGCCATCAGTTACTACACCAGAGAAATTATGAATCTTAGGGCTGAG TTGCAAGCAGAGCATGATGCATCTTTGAAACACCCCTTAGGCATTACATTTGTGACATTCGGAACGGCAGAAGAGGCTAGCAAAGTCTATTGGAACCACAGAGTGTTCTGGCCAAAATTTATCATAGCAAAGAAAAGCACCGTCGCCAAGTTACTCAAACCAAGCAAGTGGGTAGTAACCTATGCTCCGCCCCCTGGAGATATCTGCTG GGAAAATTTATCAGTATCCAGCAAATATAAATACTTGAAAGCATCGTTTACAAATGCAGCTTTGTTTATTGTTCTCTTCTTCCTAACGACCCCTGTAATCATTCTGAACACGATAAATATCCTGAAACTGAAAATAGAAGATGAGATTCATagaatg AGCCCCATGTTATCAGAGTTCCTACCGACAATACTGTTATTATTTCTCGGAGCGCTACTTCCAGTTGTAGTCGTCAAATCTGACCGATGGCTAGTACATTGGACCCGATCCGAACGAAATCAATCCATCATGAGGAAGACGTtcgttttccttctttttgcaGTTTTGATTCTACCATCTTTAGGTCTCACCAG TGCATCAGCTCTCTTGGAATTTGCAATTAACAAGTCGAACGAAACATACCGTTGGGAGTGCTTGTTTTTACCAGATAAAGGTGCATTTTTCGTCAATTACGTTATCACTTCTGCATTCATCGGGAATAGTTTGGAGCTGATTCGATTGGGCGAGTTGTTCATCTATGTTATTCGATTTTCATTGACCAG atcAAGAGCAGAAACTGAGAGTGTTCGAAAGTTTATTACATGGGAATTCCAGTTTGGGGTTCAGTACGCTCGTATGTTAATTATCTTTGCGGTGACTGTGGTCTATAGTCTCTCCTGTCCACTCATAACTCCTTTTG GACTAGTTTTTATGTATTTGAAGTACTTTGTGGATCGTTATAACATCTACTTTGTTTACGGTCCATCAAAGATCAGTCGGCAAATCCATATTCTGGCCATCAACTGCGTGATGGCATCGGTCGTTTTTCTCCAATTCAGCTTCCTGTTGCTGTGCATCCTAAGGAGAGGCCTCCGAGACATCACAATTTATTCCCTCATCGGTTTTTCAATCACGCTGTCGCTAGTTATGGTTCACTGCGTTTTGCCGTGGTGTGAAATTCAAAATCCCATTTATCAATGG aAAAAAACCGCCAGCTACGAATCAGACTGCAATGAGAACATTCTGCCCTTCTATCAGTCATCTCTGTGTTCCTCATCCATCTATTTGCTGCTGGAAAAAGACCCAAACCAGTATGAGCTGTATTCCTACGCATGGAATGTTGTATCAAATCCAATGTTGGATCCGATTCCAGAGGAAGATGTGCTGGGGGACCCTGATACTTTATGCAGTCCGTCTGATTTAGATGAACTCATTTCTCACATCCGCAAAAATCCACGCTGCAAAAATATTTCTGGTTGTCAGTTTCCCAGAATGCATGTACATTAA
- the LOC109038130 gene encoding uncharacterized protein isoform X1, translating to MNCLKNLESSLTLKCLSQASLFYKNRRLIHLSACRFEKDQRNHYEVLEIEKSSSTKEIRDAFIKLSKENHPDKNQNDPENHNKFVRINEAYSVLSQVQSRADYDMKLSSSHQRGPSGFGGPFPDGGPFGHGAGPSFSGRPPEYYTVYRGRPYPFTGNPAEDFMIREALRRARENAENHHKYYYGVRGIKKRNNGELLILLVVLSVMAGFMQYFIVKFANIAIRENSQRQTDEYNAMLNTLDLTARKHGNRHIIRQMFPADETIKQEESSDSSNQDTENKADGELNKILGLKQ from the exons ATGAATTGTTTAAAAAACCTAGAGTCATCGTTGACTCTGAAATGTCTGTCGCAAGCATCTCTTTTTTACAAGAACAGAAGACTTATCCATTTGTCTGCCTGCAG gtTTGAAAAGGATCAGAGAAATCACTATGAAGTGTTAGAAATAGAGAAAAGTAGCTCGACTAAAGAGATTCGGGATGCATTCATAAAATTGTCAAAAGAG AACCACCCCGATAAGAATCAAAATGACCCCGAGAATCACAACAAGTTTGTTCGTATTAATGAAGCATATAGTGTTCTGAGTCAGGTGCAATCTCGGGCAGACTATGATATGAAACTGTCAAGCAGTCATCAAAGAGGTCCATCAGGATTTGGAGGTCCGTTTCCAGATGGTGGTCCTTTTGGACATGGTGCGGGACCATCATTCTCTGGTCGTCCCCCAGAATATTATACCGTGTACAGGGGACGTCCGTATCCTTTCACAGGAAATCCAGCCGAAGACTTTATGATTCG TGAGGCCTTGAGAAGAGCCAGAGAAAACGCAGAGAACCATCACAAATACTACTATGGTGTGCGTGGGATCAAGAAAAGAAATAATGGCGAGCTTTTGATACTTCTGGTTGTTCTCAGTGTTATGGCAGGATTTATGCAATACTTCATAGTCAA attTGCAAACATAGCCATTCGTGAGAATTCTCAGCGCCAAACTGATGAGTACAATGCAATGTTAAATACATTGGACTTGACTGCTAGGAAACATGGAAACAGGCATATAATCAGACAAATGTTTCCTGCAGatgagacgataaaacaagaAGAGTCTAGTGATTCAAGCAATCAAGATACTGAAAACAAAGCAGACGGAGAGTTGAATAAGATTTTGGGTTTGAAGCAGTGA
- the Tmem63 gene encoding CSC1-like protein 1 isoform X1 codes for MVHTRIHASQILQKFHKPPKGVCFSYNLTTANILTTVYEGIPQNLFLNLIAFVLIILLFTLMRKKAWDYGRLSLVQNRQKREPSVFYDSTGDKLGDENFNNLAGNNDTKHSTLSVDAGVFSWCLATLLITDDNIFAKSGSDAVQYLLFQRYIIKFLAIITVVSMCLILPINFSGAFEGDERSFGHTTISNLSPKSPWIWVHVTIAILYLPLAIYILRKFSAHVPLADKGGVSRTLMIVNIPQRHCNHTNIQAYFREVYPQLSIQNIQFAYNIERIKHLERKLKKMFESKFYCDRHLRRTGERLQVRPHIISYLCTCCGACKCGKKFDAISYYTREIMNLRAELQAEHDASLKHPLGITFVTFGTAEEASKVYWNHRVFWPKFIIAKKSTVAKLLKPSKWVVTYAPPPGDICWENLSVSSKYKYLKASFTNAALFIVLFFLTTPVIILNTINILKLKIEDEIHRMSPMLSEFLPTILLLFLGALLPVVVVKSDRWLVHWTRSERNQSIMRKTFVFLLFAVLILPSLGLTSASALLEFAINKSNETYRWECLFLPDKGAFFVNYVITSAFIGNSLELIRLGELFIYVIRFSLTRSRAETESVRKFITWEFQFGVQYARMLIIFAVTVVYSLSCPLITPFGLVFMYLKYFVDRYNIYFVYGPSKISRQIHILAINCVMASVVFLQFSFLLLCILRRGLRDITIYSLIGFSITLSLVMVHCVLPWCEIQNPIYQWKKTASYESDCNENILPFYQSSLCSSSIYLLLEKDPNQYELYSYAWNVVSNPMLDPIPEEDVLGDPDTLCSPSDLDELISHIRKNPRCKNISGCQFPRMHVH; via the exons ATGGTCCATACTCGGATACATGCAAGTCAAATCTTGCAAAAATTCCATAAGCCTCCAAAGGGTGTCTGCTTTTCATACAATCTCACGACTGCAAACATATTAACTACTGTGTATGAAGGCATCCCCCAAAATTTGTTCCTGAACCTGATAGCATTTGTC ttaattATTTTACTGTTTACTTTGATGAGGAAGAAAGCGTGGGACTATGGAAGACTATCATTGgttcaaaatcgacaaaaaag AGAACCAAGCGTCTTTTACGACTCTACCGGAGACAAACTCggggatgaaaatttcaataatttggcTGGCAATAACGATACTAAGCACTCAACCCTTTCAGTTGATGCGGGCGTTTTTTCTTGGTGTTTGGCTACTCTCTTAATAAC GGATGATAATATTTTTGCAAAGAGCGGATCGGATGCAGTTCAGTACTTGTTGTTTCAGCGCTACATAATAAAATTCTTAGCAATAATTACAGTTGTTTCTATGTGCTTGATTTTGCCTATCAACTTTAGTGGAGCTTTTGAGGGTGATGAAAGATCATTTGGCCATACAACCATCAGCAATCTAAGTCCCAA ATCACCTTGGATCTGGGTTCATGTAACCATAGCGATCCTATACCTGCCCCTGGCGATCTACATCTTGCGTAAATTCTCAGCACATGTGCCTCTGGCTGACAAGGGCGGAGTTTCTCGAACCTTGATGATTGTGAACATTCCACAACGCCACTGCAACCATACCAACATACAAGCATACTTCAGAGAGGTCTACCCGCAGCTGTCTATCCAGAATATCCAGTTTGCGTACAACATTGAACGGATCAAACATTTAGAGCGGAAACTAAAAAAGATGTTCGAGTCAAAATTTTATTGCGACCGTCATTTGCGACGAACAGGGGAGCGCCTACAAGTGCGACCACATATAATCAGTTATCTTTGCACTTGTTGCGGTGCCTGCAAGTGTGGCAAGAAGTTCGACGCCATCAGTTACTACACCAGAGAAATTATGAATCTTAGGGCTGAG TTGCAAGCAGAGCATGATGCATCTTTGAAACACCCCTTAGGCATTACATTTGTGACATTCGGAACGGCAGAAGAGGCTAGCAAAGTCTATTGGAACCACAGAGTGTTCTGGCCAAAATTTATCATAGCAAAGAAAAGCACCGTCGCCAAGTTACTCAAACCAAGCAAGTGGGTAGTAACCTATGCTCCGCCCCCTGGAGATATCTGCTG GGAAAATTTATCAGTATCCAGCAAATATAAATACTTGAAAGCATCGTTTACAAATGCAGCTTTGTTTATTGTTCTCTTCTTCCTAACGACCCCTGTAATCATTCTGAACACGATAAATATCCTGAAACTGAAAATAGAAGATGAGATTCATagaatg AGCCCCATGTTATCAGAGTTCCTACCGACAATACTGTTATTATTTCTCGGAGCGCTACTTCCAGTTGTAGTCGTCAAATCTGACCGATGGCTAGTACATTGGACCCGATCCGAACGAAATCAATCCATCATGAGGAAGACGTtcgttttccttctttttgcaGTTTTGATTCTACCATCTTTAGGTCTCACCAG TGCATCAGCTCTCTTGGAATTTGCAATTAACAAGTCGAACGAAACATACCGTTGGGAGTGCTTGTTTTTACCAGATAAAGGTGCATTTTTCGTCAATTACGTTATCACTTCTGCATTCATCGGGAATAGTTTGGAGCTGATTCGATTGGGCGAGTTGTTCATCTATGTTATTCGATTTTCATTGACCAG atcAAGAGCAGAAACTGAGAGTGTTCGAAAGTTTATTACATGGGAATTCCAGTTTGGGGTTCAGTACGCTCGTATGTTAATTATCTTTGCGGTGACTGTGGTCTATAGTCTCTCCTGTCCACTCATAACTCCTTTTG GACTAGTTTTTATGTATTTGAAGTACTTTGTGGATCGTTATAACATCTACTTTGTTTACGGTCCATCAAAGATCAGTCGGCAAATCCATATTCTGGCCATCAACTGCGTGATGGCATCGGTCGTTTTTCTCCAATTCAGCTTCCTGTTGCTGTGCATCCTAAGGAGAGGCCTCCGAGACATCACAATTTATTCCCTCATCGGTTTTTCAATCACGCTGTCGCTAGTTATGGTTCACTGCGTTTTGCCGTGGTGTGAAATTCAAAATCCCATTTATCAATGG aAAAAAACCGCCAGCTACGAATCAGACTGCAATGAGAACATTCTGCCCTTCTATCAGTCATCTCTGTGTTCCTCATCCATCTATTTGCTGCTGGAAAAAGACCCAAACCAGTATGAGCTGTATTCCTACGCATGGAATGTTGTATCAAATCCAATGTTGGATCCGATTCCAGAGGAAGATGTGCTGGGGGACCCTGATACTTTATGCAGTCCGTCTGATTTAGATGAACTCATTTCTCACATCCGCAAAAATCCACGCTGCAAAAATATTTCTGGTTGTCAGTTTCCCAGAATGCATGTACATTAA
- the LOC109038129 gene encoding probable enoyl-CoA hydratase, mitochondrial has translation MKIVISQLLMRGSRTLAARSCVVDSIGAKLFYSTQGEYQHILSDVVGEKKNVGLVTLNRPKALNALCDALVTELSQAVSAFDADQTIGAIVITGNEKAFAAGADIKEMLNTTYSSNVKGGLLEHWNKVSECRKPVIAAVNGYALGGGCELAMMCDIIYAGEKAKFGQPEIAIGTIPGAGGTQRIARSCGKSKAMEICLTGNQFTAQEAEKMGLVSKIFPPDQLLNETIKLGEKIASHSPIIVALCKESVNTAYETTLKQGLVFEKRTFYATFATEDRKEGMQAFVDKRAPNWKNN, from the exons ATGAAGATTGTTATTTCTCAGCTGCTTATGCGTGGATCCAGGACTCTAGCTGCCAGAAGTTGTGTAGTTGACTCAATAGgagcaaaattgttttattcaa CTCAAGGCGAATATCAACATATTTTATCAGATGTAGtcggagaaaagaaaaatgttgggTTAGTCACATTGAACCGACCAAAGGCTTTAAATGCGCTTTGCGATGCCTTGGTGACGGAGTTATCACAAGCAGTTTCTGCCTTTGATGCGGATCAAACGATTGGTGCCATCGTTATAACTGGAAATGAAAAAGCATTTGCAGCTG GTGCTGATATAAAAGAAATGCTAAACACAACGTACTCAAGTAATGTCAAAGGTGGGCTTCTAGAGCACTGGAACAAGGTTAGCGAATGTCGAAAGCCTGTAATTGCTGCTGTCAATGGATATGCG TTGGGCGGAGGATGTGAGTTAGCAATGATGTGTGACATCATCTATGCTGGAGAAAAAGCAAAATTTGGCCAGCCTGAAATAGCCATTGGAACCATTCCCGGAGCTGGCGGAACTCAACGTATTGCAAGGAGCTGTGGTAAGAGCAAAGCCATGGAAATCTGTCTGACGGGTAACCAGTTCACAGCGCAAGAAGCAGAAAAAATGG gCTTGGtcagcaaaattttccctcccgATCAGCTTTTGAATGAAACCATCAAACTAGGAGAAAAAATAGCATCACATTCACCTATAATTGTGGCTCTGTGCAAGGAAAGCGTAAATACAGCCTATGAAACAACTTTGAAACAAGGTCTTGTATTTGAAAAGCGAACTTTCTATGCAACTTTTGCAACG GAGGACCGCAAAGAAGGCATGCAAGCGTTTGTGGACAAGAGAGCACCGAACTGGAAAAACAACTGA